One window of the Amycolatopsis mediterranei genome contains the following:
- a CDS encoding ATP-dependent helicase, with protein sequence MSPLLIANPVEPAELADALGLHRPTPEQATVIAAPVEPSLVVAGAGAGKTETMAARVVWLVANGIVSPDRVLGLTFTRKAARQLGERVRARLRRLAGSGLLDRLDPTGGLRSTVVAGEPTVLTYHAYAGRLLSEHGLRLPVQPGVRLLSETSSWQIAHRVVSTWDNELDTDRVPPTVTADLLALAGELGEHLVSTEQLAEYTTWLCRVIENAPRAKGQRAALPQKLTEIMAAQHFRLALLPLVDDYHRRKRNEGALDFADQMSLAAQLAGGYPSVVRGERERYGAVLLDEYQDTGHAQRVLLRALFGGVENPPMPVTAVGDPAQAIYGWRGASAANLPRFTTDFPRFDGERLVPAHEFGLLTSFRNPPEILDLANAIAEPLRARGLGVERLRAREGAGPADIACALLPDIRAERAWVADALARRWYAHQEQTGKPPTAAVLVRRRADMAPIAAELRARGLPVEVVGLGGLLDEPEVADLVSTLKVLADPLSGSAAARLLTGARWRLSAADVAALWRRAGELSSPEKPDTPELVVERVEQAGLIDAIDEPGDPARYSDEGYKRIRRIGWELAALRRRLDQSLPELVADVERTMLLDVESLARPGSAGRAHLDAFAEVVTDYAETAPTATLLSFVDYLNTAAHAEDGLTPGEVEVVPDRVQVLTVHSAKGLEWEVVAVPHLVHDVFPGRRRSSSWLRTATSLPAKLRGDAEDLPELRIAEGYDRKEVQEGLELHEAGFVEREQAEERRLCYVALTRSEHALIVSGHWWNESSSRVKGPSEFLTEIADVVRETGAGQLAEWAPEPTEDDENPLVSDSRAARWPVDPLSDRRTGVQTGVELVSEALASSPDEEASEEDDDPDGWLTDTDVLLEEWARKDDHVKLVPLPSRLSVSQLVALADDAARLAADLRRPLPVEPNSFARRGTEFHGWLERRFAGDQLIEIDDLPGAADFGEAPDADFEELQTEFEKSEWASRVPVAVEVTFSADVEGLTLRGRMDAVFADPEGGWTVVDWKTGAVPPESRIPALSVQLAAYRMAWAALKNVPVEQVRAAFHYVRANRTIRPADLLDPEALRSLLRDIPEA encoded by the coding sequence GTGAGCCCGCTCCTCATCGCCAACCCCGTCGAGCCCGCCGAACTCGCCGATGCCCTCGGCCTGCACCGGCCGACGCCCGAACAGGCCACCGTCATCGCCGCGCCGGTCGAACCCTCGCTCGTCGTCGCCGGGGCCGGGGCCGGGAAGACCGAAACCATGGCCGCGCGGGTCGTCTGGCTCGTCGCCAACGGCATCGTCAGCCCCGACCGCGTCCTCGGCCTCACCTTCACCCGCAAAGCCGCGCGCCAGCTCGGCGAACGCGTCCGCGCCCGGCTCCGCCGCCTCGCCGGGTCCGGCCTGCTCGACCGGCTCGACCCGACCGGCGGCCTGCGGTCCACTGTGGTCGCCGGCGAACCCACCGTCCTCACCTACCACGCCTACGCCGGGCGCCTGCTGTCCGAACACGGCCTCCGCCTGCCGGTCCAGCCCGGCGTCCGGCTCCTCTCCGAAACCTCGTCGTGGCAGATCGCGCACCGCGTGGTGTCCACCTGGGACAACGAACTCGACACCGACCGCGTCCCGCCGACCGTCACCGCCGACCTCCTCGCCCTGGCCGGTGAGCTGGGCGAGCACCTCGTCTCCACCGAGCAGCTCGCCGAATACACGACGTGGCTCTGCCGCGTCATCGAGAACGCGCCGCGCGCCAAGGGGCAGCGGGCCGCGCTGCCGCAGAAGCTCACCGAAATCATGGCCGCGCAGCACTTCCGGCTCGCGCTGCTGCCGCTCGTCGACGACTACCACCGCCGCAAGCGCAACGAAGGCGCGCTGGACTTCGCCGACCAGATGTCGCTCGCCGCCCAGTTGGCCGGCGGGTACCCGTCGGTCGTGCGGGGGGAACGCGAGCGCTACGGCGCCGTGCTGCTCGACGAGTACCAGGACACCGGGCACGCCCAGCGCGTGCTGCTGCGGGCGCTGTTCGGCGGCGTCGAGAACCCGCCGATGCCGGTCACCGCGGTCGGCGACCCCGCGCAGGCGATCTACGGCTGGCGCGGCGCCAGCGCGGCCAACCTGCCCCGGTTCACCACGGACTTCCCGCGCTTCGACGGCGAACGGCTCGTCCCCGCGCACGAATTCGGGCTGCTGACCAGTTTCCGCAACCCGCCGGAGATCCTCGACCTCGCGAACGCGATCGCCGAACCGCTGCGCGCCCGCGGCCTCGGCGTCGAACGGCTGCGGGCGCGCGAGGGCGCCGGACCGGCGGACATCGCGTGCGCGCTGCTGCCGGACATCCGCGCCGAGCGCGCGTGGGTCGCCGACGCGCTCGCCCGGCGCTGGTACGCCCACCAGGAACAGACCGGCAAGCCGCCGACCGCCGCGGTGCTGGTGCGCCGCCGCGCCGACATGGCCCCGATCGCCGCCGAACTGCGGGCGCGCGGGCTGCCGGTGGAAGTCGTCGGGCTCGGCGGCCTGCTCGACGAGCCCGAGGTCGCGGACCTCGTTTCGACGCTGAAGGTGCTGGCCGACCCGCTGTCCGGGAGCGCGGCGGCCCGGCTGCTGACCGGCGCGCGCTGGCGGCTCTCGGCCGCCGACGTCGCCGCGCTGTGGCGGCGGGCCGGCGAGCTGTCCAGCCCGGAGAAGCCGGACACGCCGGAGCTGGTCGTCGAGCGCGTCGAGCAGGCCGGGCTGATCGACGCCATCGACGAGCCGGGCGACCCGGCGCGGTACTCCGACGAGGGGTACAAACGCATCCGGCGGATCGGCTGGGAGCTGGCCGCGCTGCGGCGGCGGCTCGACCAGTCGCTGCCGGAGCTCGTCGCCGACGTCGAACGCACGATGCTCCTGGACGTCGAATCGCTGGCCCGGCCGGGCTCCGCGGGGCGGGCGCACCTGGACGCGTTCGCCGAAGTCGTCACCGACTACGCCGAGACGGCGCCGACGGCCACCCTGTTGTCCTTTGTGGACTACCTGAACACCGCCGCGCACGCCGAGGACGGGCTCACGCCGGGTGAGGTCGAGGTCGTCCCGGACCGGGTGCAGGTGCTGACCGTGCACTCGGCGAAGGGGCTCGAGTGGGAAGTCGTCGCCGTGCCGCACCTGGTGCACGACGTGTTCCCCGGGCGGCGGCGGTCGTCGTCGTGGCTGCGGACCGCGACGTCGCTGCCGGCGAAGCTGCGGGGTGACGCCGAGGACCTGCCCGAGCTGCGGATCGCCGAAGGCTACGACCGCAAGGAAGTCCAAGAAGGACTGGAGCTGCACGAAGCCGGGTTCGTCGAGCGGGAGCAGGCGGAGGAACGGCGGCTCTGCTACGTCGCGCTGACCCGGTCCGAGCACGCGCTGATCGTCTCCGGGCACTGGTGGAACGAAAGCAGCAGCCGGGTCAAGGGGCCGTCGGAATTCCTCACCGAGATCGCCGACGTCGTGCGCGAGACCGGCGCCGGGCAGCTTGCGGAGTGGGCGCCGGAACCCACCGAGGACGACGAAAACCCGCTGGTGTCGGACTCGCGGGCGGCGCGCTGGCCGGTCGATCCCCTGTCCGACCGCCGCACCGGCGTGCAGACCGGCGTGGAACTCGTGTCCGAAGCGCTCGCGTCGTCGCCGGACGAGGAAGCGTCCGAAGAGGACGACGACCCGGACGGCTGGCTGACCGACACCGACGTCCTGCTGGAGGAGTGGGCGCGCAAGGACGACCACGTCAAGCTGGTCCCGTTGCCGTCGCGGCTTTCGGTGAGCCAGCTGGTCGCGCTGGCCGACGACGCCGCCCGGCTCGCCGCCGACCTGCGCCGGCCGCTCCCGGTGGAACCCAACAGCTTCGCCCGCCGCGGCACGGAGTTCCACGGCTGGCTCGAACGCCGGTTCGCGGGCGACCAGCTCATCGAGATCGACGACCTCCCGGGCGCGGCCGACTTCGGCGAGGCCCCCGACGCGGACTTCGAGGAACTGCAGACGGAGTTCGAGAAGAGCGAGTGGGCGTCGCGGGTCCCGGTGGCGGTGGAGGTGACGTTTTCGGCCGACGTCGAAGGCCTCACCCTGCGCGGCCGCATGGACGCGGTCTTCGCCGACCCCGAAGGCGGCTGGACGGTGGTCGACTGGAAGACCGGCGCGGTCCCGCCGGAGTCCCGGATCCCGGCCCTGTCGGTCCAGCTGGCGGCCTACCGGATGGCCTGGGCGGCGCTGAAGAACGTCCCGGTGGAGCAGGTCCGCGCGGCCTTCCACTACGTCCGCGCGAACCGCACGATCCGCCCGGCGGATCTCTTGGACCCGGAAGCCCTGCGCAGCCTCCTCCGCGACATCCCCGAGGCGTGA